The Mesorhizobium loti genome includes a region encoding these proteins:
- a CDS encoding citrate synthase/methylcitrate synthase has product MANGLDDVVAAETVLSDVDGLGGRLTIRGHSLPELAGRWNYAQVVRLLLDGFFDDLPDDAELTRALGQARAEVFERLLPSLSLLSSLDVYSAMRAGMALLPDGDTLTDALLLIAAPAVLTPALLRRQRGEEPIAPDSRADHAADMLRMLNGAVASPPLAKALDTYLVTVCDHGLNASTFATRVVASTLAGLTSSVLAGLGALKGPLHGGAPGPVIEMLDAIQVHGDAAGWLRDEIAHGRRIMGFGHRIYRVRDPRADVLKAVVRQLGGEGETGRRLAFAETVEQTALEVLRIAKPQRSLQTNVEFYTALVLEAAGFPPQAFSNVFAAGRVSGWIAHAREQQTTGRLIRPQSRYVGPVPDLVA; this is encoded by the coding sequence ATGGCGAATGGGCTCGATGATGTGGTGGCGGCGGAAACCGTGCTTTCCGACGTGGATGGTCTTGGCGGCCGTCTGACGATCCGAGGTCATTCGCTGCCGGAACTGGCCGGCCGCTGGAACTATGCCCAGGTGGTGCGCCTGTTGCTCGACGGCTTCTTCGACGACCTTCCCGATGATGCGGAGCTGACGCGGGCGCTCGGACAGGCACGTGCGGAAGTGTTTGAGCGGCTTTTGCCCTCACTGTCCCTGCTGTCATCGCTCGATGTCTACAGCGCGATGCGCGCCGGCATGGCGCTGCTGCCGGATGGCGACACGCTGACGGACGCCTTGCTGCTGATCGCGGCACCCGCCGTGCTGACGCCGGCCCTGCTGCGCCGGCAGCGCGGCGAGGAGCCGATCGCGCCGGACAGCCGCGCCGACCATGCCGCCGACATGCTGAGGATGCTCAACGGCGCCGTCGCTTCACCGCCGCTGGCGAAAGCGCTCGACACCTATCTGGTGACCGTCTGCGACCATGGCCTCAACGCATCGACCTTCGCCACCCGTGTGGTCGCCTCGACACTGGCCGGCCTGACATCGTCCGTGCTGGCCGGGCTCGGCGCGCTCAAGGGGCCGCTGCATGGCGGCGCGCCCGGCCCTGTCATCGAGATGCTGGATGCAATCCAGGTGCATGGCGATGCGGCCGGCTGGCTGCGCGACGAGATCGCGCACGGAAGGCGTATCATGGGCTTCGGTCACCGCATCTACCGTGTGCGCGATCCGCGCGCCGATGTGCTGAAAGCGGTCGTGCGGCAACTCGGCGGTGAGGGTGAAACCGGCCGCCGGCTGGCCTTCGCCGAGACGGTCGAGCAGACGGCGCTCGAGGTGCTGCGGATCGCCAAGCCGCAGCGCTCGCTGCAGACCAATGTCGAGTTCTACACCGCGCTCGTGCTGGAAGCGGCGGGTTTTCCGCCACAGGCTTTCAGCAATGTCTTCGCCGCCGGGCGCGTTTCCGGCTGGATCGCGCATGCGCGCGAGCAGCAGACGACCGGGCGGCTGATCCGGCCGCAATCGCGTTATGTCGGGCCGGTGCCGGACCTCGTCGCCTGA
- a CDS encoding 3-hydroxybutyrate dehydrogenase, translating into MSPLAARKTAVITGSTSGIGLAIAQALAAEGHNVVLNSFSDTAADHAIADAIAGQHKVKTAYIKADMSKPAECRALVAKAAETFGSVDILVNNAGIQHVAPVEEFPTEKWDAIIAINLSSAFHTIAAAIPLMKNAGRGRIVNIASAHGLVASPFKSAYVAAKHGILGLTKTVALELARDKITCNAICPGYVLTPLVEAQIPDQMKAHQMDRETVIREVMLDKQPTKEFVTVEQIAAAAVFLCSDAAAQVNGTHLSVDGGWTAA; encoded by the coding sequence ATTTCGCCCTTGGCCGCCAGAAAAACCGCAGTCATCACCGGCTCCACATCAGGCATTGGCCTGGCCATCGCCCAGGCGTTGGCGGCCGAAGGCCATAACGTCGTCCTCAATTCCTTTTCCGACACGGCCGCCGACCACGCCATTGCCGATGCGATCGCCGGACAGCACAAGGTGAAGACTGCCTACATCAAGGCCGACATGTCGAAGCCGGCCGAATGCCGGGCGCTTGTCGCCAAGGCGGCCGAGACATTCGGGTCGGTCGATATTCTCGTCAACAATGCCGGCATCCAGCATGTCGCGCCGGTGGAGGAGTTTCCAACCGAGAAGTGGGACGCCATCATCGCCATCAACCTGTCGTCGGCGTTCCACACCATCGCAGCCGCCATCCCGCTGATGAAAAACGCTGGCCGCGGCCGGATCGTCAACATCGCCTCGGCGCATGGCCTGGTCGCGTCGCCGTTCAAGTCGGCCTATGTCGCGGCCAAGCACGGAATTTTGGGGCTGACCAAGACGGTCGCGCTCGAATTGGCGCGTGACAAGATCACCTGCAACGCCATCTGCCCCGGCTATGTGCTGACGCCGCTCGTCGAGGCGCAGATCCCCGACCAGATGAAAGCCCATCAGATGGACCGCGAGACCGTCATCCGCGAGGTCATGCTGGACAAGCAGCCGACCAAGGAATTCGTCACGGTCGAGCAGATCGCGGCAGCGGCGGTGTTCCTGTGCTCGGACGCGGCAGCGCAGGTCAACGGCACGCATCTCTCGGTCGATGGCGGCTGGACCGCCGCGTGA